In Isoptericola jiangsuensis, the following proteins share a genomic window:
- a CDS encoding phosphotransferase has product MVDVSVQSATPDPSVGDLLAAWLPTQRWYPGAGEVSVEPWLAVTFGPDGEVDGGGDVATGPASDGGAVPTAEPHLVLLLVRLTGPALPGGELVAQVPLVLSDVEHVGLGHIGTVSTDAGDVAVHDGGAHPTGWVTLLHAMGVPGDLDTLTERARVLAGEQSNTSVILPAVPSPGGTGAMLKILRTVADGPHPDVVVPEALTADGWDGVPRFLGALEVDAGDAEPVHLAILSELVPNAEDGFELACDLASRDESFAPDAAALGRLLAELHLRLARVLPAGPPLDAAAFVAGLRRRAERAVAEAPDALAGRADEIVALLDELEARLAGLSAPVPTQHVHGDLHLGQTLAGDGTWKVLDFEGEPQRPVAERTAPDLPLRDVAGMLRSFDYAAAVGGAHEPERWRTDAAAAFLEAYRAASPLPPGLDDDTAEVVLRALVLDKALYEVVYESRHRPAWLPIPLAAVDRALDPTG; this is encoded by the coding sequence ATGGTCGACGTCTCCGTGCAGTCCGCCACCCCCGACCCGAGCGTCGGTGACCTGCTGGCGGCCTGGCTGCCCACGCAACGCTGGTACCCGGGCGCCGGGGAGGTGAGTGTCGAGCCGTGGCTGGCGGTGACGTTCGGCCCGGACGGGGAGGTCGACGGCGGCGGCGACGTGGCGACGGGTCCGGCGTCCGACGGCGGGGCCGTCCCCACGGCGGAGCCGCACCTGGTGCTCCTGCTGGTGCGCCTCACGGGGCCGGCGCTGCCGGGCGGCGAGCTGGTGGCACAGGTGCCGCTGGTGCTGTCGGACGTCGAGCACGTCGGCCTGGGGCACATCGGGACGGTGTCGACGGACGCGGGCGACGTGGCCGTGCACGACGGCGGCGCGCACCCGACGGGCTGGGTGACGCTGCTGCACGCGATGGGCGTGCCGGGCGACCTCGACACCCTCACCGAGCGCGCCCGCGTGCTGGCGGGCGAGCAGTCGAACACGTCGGTGATCCTGCCGGCCGTCCCGTCGCCGGGCGGCACGGGCGCGATGCTGAAGATCCTGCGGACGGTGGCGGACGGCCCGCACCCGGACGTCGTGGTGCCGGAGGCGCTGACGGCGGACGGCTGGGACGGCGTGCCCCGGTTCCTGGGCGCGCTGGAGGTCGACGCGGGCGACGCGGAGCCGGTGCACCTGGCGATCCTGTCGGAGCTCGTCCCGAACGCGGAGGACGGGTTCGAGCTGGCCTGCGACCTCGCGAGCCGCGACGAGTCGTTCGCGCCGGACGCCGCCGCGCTGGGCCGGCTGCTCGCCGAGCTGCACCTGCGGTTGGCGCGGGTGCTGCCCGCGGGGCCGCCGCTGGACGCCGCGGCGTTCGTGGCCGGCCTGCGGCGCCGGGCCGAGCGGGCGGTGGCGGAGGCGCCGGACGCCCTGGCCGGGCGCGCCGACGAGATCGTCGCGCTCCTCGACGAGCTCGAGGCGCGCCTGGCGGGCCTGTCCGCCCCCGTGCCGACGCAGCACGTCCACGGCGACCTGCACCTCGGCCAGACCCTCGCCGGGGACGGCACCTGGAAGGTGCTGGACTTCGAGGGCGAGCCGCAGCGGCCCGTCGCGGAACGGACCGCGCCCGACCTTCCGCTGCGCGACGTCGCCGGGATGCTGCGCTCGTTCGACTACGCGGCCGCGGTGGGCGGGGCGCACGAGCCGGAGCGGTGGCGGACGGACGCCGCCGCGGCGTTCCTGGAGGCGTACCGCGCCGCGTCGCCGCTGCCGCCCGGGCTCGACGACGACACGGCCGAGGTCGTGCTGCGCGCGCTCGTCCTGGACAAGGCGCTGTACGAGGTCGTCTACGAGTCACGGCACCGGCCCGCGTGGCTGCCGATCCCGCTGGCGGCCGTGGACCGGGCGCTGGACCCGACCGGCTGA
- a CDS encoding alpha-galactosidase has product MTAVDRHVHLRAGGVSLVLAVHDARLPVVVHWGADLGDHDDAALAALVRATAPQPFGYPVDGPMPVSVLPEASTGWPGVRGVTGHRSGGAPTTRFEVTGLHVADREAPWSQALEVSAHDDAAGLALDLVVEQARSGLVRLRAEVTNVGADVHDVAGVLPALPVPARATELFDLTGHQLRERSPQRLPFAHGRHERTGHRGRPGFDTAFLLCAGEEGFGARRGEVWGVHAAWSGNQRFVAERSYHGVRLLAAGEALDPGEVRLAPGETYASPWTYATWGHGLDAASGRVHDWLRARPGHPASPRPVVVNTWEAVTFDHSLSRLTALADAAAEVGAERFVLDDGWFGARRDDRAGLGDWTVSADVYPHGLWPLVDHVRGLGMEFGLWVEPEMVNPDSDVARAHPEWILRAAGGRLPGPGRHQQVLDLADPGAYAHVLDRLDALVTEYPIASLKWDHNRELGEGGLPPDGRAAAHAQTLAVYRLIDELRARHPGLEVETCASGGARVDLEILQRTDRVWASDSTDAHERVGIQRWTSLLVPYELLGAHVSAPVAPTSDRALPLDVRCAVALFGHLGIEWDVTEAPPADRTRLALWVDHYKRRRGLLHSGRVVHADVPDPAYALHGVVARDGSEALFAWVCTASSDTWPPPAVPLPGLDPARTYRVTLDGPVTTLEGVAARWGVPLGWVEDGGVTAPGAVLGRVGIALPVLFADRVLLLRAVAV; this is encoded by the coding sequence GTGACGGCGGTCGACCGGCACGTCCACCTCCGGGCGGGCGGGGTCAGCCTCGTCCTGGCGGTGCACGACGCCCGCCTGCCCGTCGTCGTGCACTGGGGCGCCGACCTCGGCGACCACGACGACGCGGCGCTCGCGGCCCTGGTGCGGGCGACCGCCCCGCAGCCGTTCGGCTACCCCGTCGACGGCCCGATGCCGGTGTCGGTGCTGCCCGAGGCGTCCACCGGGTGGCCCGGCGTCCGGGGCGTCACCGGGCACCGGTCCGGCGGCGCGCCGACCACCCGGTTCGAGGTGACCGGGCTGCACGTCGCCGACCGTGAGGCGCCCTGGTCGCAGGCGCTCGAGGTGAGCGCCCACGACGACGCTGCCGGGCTCGCTCTCGACCTCGTCGTCGAGCAGGCCCGCAGCGGGCTCGTCCGCCTGCGGGCCGAGGTCACGAACGTGGGCGCAGACGTCCACGACGTCGCCGGCGTGCTCCCCGCGCTGCCCGTGCCCGCCCGCGCGACCGAGCTGTTCGACCTCACCGGCCACCAGCTCCGCGAGCGCAGCCCCCAGCGGCTGCCGTTCGCGCACGGCCGGCACGAGCGCACCGGGCACCGGGGCCGACCCGGGTTCGACACCGCGTTCCTGCTGTGCGCGGGTGAGGAGGGCTTCGGTGCCCGGCGCGGCGAGGTGTGGGGCGTGCACGCCGCCTGGTCCGGCAACCAGCGGTTCGTCGCCGAGCGCAGCTACCACGGGGTGCGCCTGCTCGCGGCGGGCGAGGCGCTGGATCCTGGGGAGGTGCGGCTCGCGCCCGGCGAGACCTACGCCTCGCCGTGGACGTACGCGACCTGGGGGCACGGCCTCGACGCCGCGAGCGGTCGGGTCCACGACTGGCTGCGTGCCCGGCCGGGCCACCCGGCCTCGCCACGACCCGTCGTCGTCAACACCTGGGAGGCCGTCACGTTCGACCACTCGCTGTCCCGGCTGACGGCGCTCGCGGACGCCGCCGCGGAGGTGGGGGCCGAGCGGTTCGTGCTCGACGACGGCTGGTTCGGGGCCCGCCGCGACGACCGTGCGGGGCTGGGCGACTGGACGGTCTCCGCGGACGTGTACCCCCACGGGCTGTGGCCGCTGGTCGACCACGTGCGCGGGCTCGGGATGGAGTTCGGGCTGTGGGTGGAGCCGGAGATGGTCAACCCGGACTCCGACGTCGCCCGGGCGCACCCGGAGTGGATCCTGCGGGCCGCGGGCGGCCGGCTGCCCGGACCGGGCCGCCACCAGCAGGTGCTCGACCTCGCCGACCCGGGGGCGTACGCCCACGTGCTCGACCGGCTCGACGCGCTGGTGACCGAGTACCCGATCGCCTCCCTCAAGTGGGACCACAACCGCGAGCTCGGCGAGGGCGGCCTGCCCCCGGACGGCCGCGCCGCCGCGCACGCCCAGACCCTCGCCGTCTACCGGCTGATCGACGAGCTGCGGGCCCGCCACCCCGGCCTGGAGGTCGAGACGTGCGCGTCCGGCGGCGCCCGCGTCGACCTGGAGATCCTGCAGCGCACCGACCGGGTCTGGGCGTCGGACTCGACCGACGCGCACGAACGGGTCGGGATCCAGCGCTGGACGTCGCTGCTGGTCCCGTACGAGCTGCTCGGCGCGCACGTGTCCGCGCCGGTCGCCCCGACGTCGGACCGTGCGCTGCCGCTCGACGTCCGGTGCGCCGTGGCGCTGTTCGGGCACCTGGGGATCGAGTGGGACGTCACCGAGGCGCCGCCCGCCGACCGGACCCGGCTCGCGCTCTGGGTGGACCACTACAAGCGGCGTCGTGGCCTGCTGCACTCCGGTCGGGTCGTGCACGCCGACGTCCCCGACCCCGCGTACGCGCTGCACGGCGTCGTCGCCCGCGACGGCTCCGAGGCCCTGTTCGCCTGGGTGTGCACCGCGTCGTCGGACACGTGGCCGCCGCCCGCCGTGCCGCTGCCCGGGCTCGACCCGGCGCGCACCTACCGCGTCACCCTCGACGGGCCGGTCACCACCCTGGAGGGGGTCGCCGCCCGCTGGGGCGTGCCGCTCGGCTGGGTCGAGGACGGCGGGGTCACGGCGCCCGGCGCCGTGCTCGGGCGCGTCGGGATCGCGCTGCCCGTGCTGTTCGCCGACCGGGTGCTGCTGCTGCGGGCCGTCGCGGTGTGA
- a CDS encoding glycoside hydrolase family 2 protein, protein MTTSPSATTAPLTVREIHGGWTVRAVAGPVPASSRDLLESAAGVPATVPGTVHTDLLAAGAIPDPYLDDHEALLKWVGHCAWEYRTAFDWAPDGADRHDLAFDGIDTVAVVRLNGVEVARTENMHRRYRFDVTDLLREGANELVVEIASPVREADARSLALGYRPQVNHHPFNALRKAAYNYGWDWGIDAATVGLWRPVRLESWTTARFAGVRVLPGVVRADDGTWDGTLDVHVDAVRAPGGDRGELHVRVAVTGHGMTHEATGALVDDAGVVRLRLPDVAVWWPRGYGDQPLHDVEVTLVAGSAAGDGGTQAAAGGLDRWHGRTGFRSVRLDTRPDDDGTSFTIVVNDRPVWVKGANWIPDDEFLPRVTRERLTARLDQSVVANVNLLRVWGGGVYESDDFYDLCDERGVLTWQDFPFACAAYAEDEPLWSEVEAEARDNVARLSPHPSLVLWNGSNENVWGHRTWGWVKRLDGRTWGLGYYEDLLPRVVAELDGTRPYTPSSPWSGDLPIRADLFPNDPAHGSMHSWEVWNREDWPHYRDVVPRFMAEFGWQGPPTWSTLTRAVSDDPLTPESPGMQVHQKAASGNDKLTDGLVAHLRLPDDMVDWHWAMSWNQATAVQVAVEHLRSWAPRCQGSVVWQLNDCWPVTSWAAVDGDGRAKPLLHALAHAHADRLVTVQPRSAAGGEPVGDDTDVLAVVLVNDTDEDWAGELVVRRLGFDGTVRTSLRLPVEVPARGTRTLLPDAVTTRFEHPAAELLVADLDGSRGLWFPAEPRDSALAVPHLATEVLPADGGVTVRVTAANLVRDLTLLVDKVCPDAVVDDMLVTLLPGESVDLHVTLPVGAVVNPDALVTPDVLRSLNQLVEPA, encoded by the coding sequence GTGACCACGTCCCCGTCCGCCACCACCGCACCGCTGACGGTCCGCGAGATCCACGGCGGCTGGACCGTGCGCGCCGTCGCCGGTCCCGTCCCGGCGTCCTCCCGCGACCTGCTCGAGAGCGCGGCGGGGGTGCCCGCCACCGTCCCGGGCACGGTCCACACCGACCTGCTGGCGGCCGGGGCGATCCCCGACCCGTACCTCGACGACCACGAGGCGCTGCTGAAGTGGGTCGGGCACTGCGCGTGGGAGTACCGCACGGCGTTCGACTGGGCGCCCGACGGCGCCGACCGTCACGACCTCGCGTTCGACGGCATCGACACGGTCGCCGTCGTCCGGCTGAACGGCGTCGAGGTGGCCCGCACCGAGAACATGCACCGCCGGTACCGGTTCGACGTCACCGACCTGCTGCGTGAGGGTGCCAACGAGCTCGTCGTGGAGATCGCCTCCCCGGTGCGCGAGGCCGACGCCCGCAGCCTCGCCCTGGGCTACCGGCCGCAGGTCAACCACCACCCCTTCAACGCGCTGCGCAAGGCCGCGTACAACTACGGCTGGGACTGGGGCATCGACGCCGCGACCGTCGGCCTGTGGAGACCCGTTCGCCTCGAGTCGTGGACCACGGCCCGGTTCGCCGGGGTGCGGGTGCTGCCCGGCGTGGTGCGCGCCGACGACGGCACATGGGACGGCACGCTCGACGTGCACGTGGACGCCGTGCGGGCGCCGGGCGGCGACCGGGGCGAGCTGCACGTCCGGGTGGCCGTCACCGGCCACGGCATGACGCACGAGGCCACGGGCGCGCTGGTCGACGACGCCGGTGTCGTGCGTCTGCGCCTGCCCGACGTCGCCGTGTGGTGGCCGCGCGGGTACGGCGACCAGCCGCTCCACGACGTCGAGGTCACCCTCGTCGCCGGGTCCGCGGCCGGCGACGGCGGGACCCAGGCCGCCGCGGGAGGCCTGGACCGGTGGCACGGTCGGACCGGCTTCCGGTCGGTGCGGCTCGACACCCGGCCCGACGACGACGGCACGTCCTTCACGATTGTGGTGAACGACCGGCCCGTGTGGGTCAAGGGCGCCAACTGGATCCCCGACGACGAGTTCCTGCCCCGCGTCACCCGCGAGCGCCTGACGGCCCGTCTCGACCAGTCGGTCGTGGCGAACGTCAACCTGCTGCGGGTGTGGGGCGGCGGCGTGTACGAGTCGGACGACTTCTACGACCTGTGCGACGAGCGGGGCGTGCTGACCTGGCAGGACTTCCCGTTCGCGTGCGCGGCGTACGCCGAGGACGAGCCGCTGTGGTCCGAGGTGGAGGCGGAGGCGCGGGACAACGTGGCACGGCTGTCGCCGCACCCGAGCCTGGTGCTGTGGAACGGCTCCAACGAGAACGTGTGGGGCCACCGCACGTGGGGCTGGGTGAAGCGTCTCGACGGGCGCACATGGGGGCTGGGCTACTACGAGGACCTGCTGCCGCGGGTGGTGGCGGAGCTGGACGGCACGCGGCCGTACACGCCGTCGAGCCCGTGGTCGGGCGACCTGCCGATCCGGGCGGACCTGTTCCCGAACGACCCGGCGCACGGCTCCATGCACTCCTGGGAGGTGTGGAACCGGGAGGACTGGCCGCACTACCGCGACGTGGTGCCGCGCTTCATGGCGGAGTTCGGCTGGCAGGGCCCGCCGACGTGGTCGACGTTGACGCGGGCGGTGTCGGACGACCCGCTGACGCCGGAGTCGCCGGGGATGCAGGTCCACCAGAAGGCGGCGAGCGGCAACGACAAGCTCACCGACGGGCTGGTCGCGCACCTGCGCCTGCCGGACGACATGGTCGACTGGCACTGGGCGATGTCATGGAACCAGGCGACGGCCGTGCAGGTCGCGGTCGAGCACCTGCGGTCGTGGGCGCCGCGCTGCCAGGGGTCGGTGGTGTGGCAGCTCAACGACTGCTGGCCGGTGACGTCGTGGGCGGCGGTGGACGGCGACGGCCGGGCGAAGCCGCTGCTGCACGCGCTGGCGCACGCGCACGCCGACCGGCTGGTGACGGTGCAGCCGCGGTCCGCGGCCGGCGGCGAGCCGGTGGGCGACGACACGGACGTGCTCGCCGTGGTGCTGGTGAACGACACCGACGAGGACTGGGCCGGCGAGCTCGTCGTGCGCCGCCTCGGGTTCGACGGGACGGTGCGCACGTCCCTGCGGCTCCCGGTGGAGGTCCCGGCGCGCGGGACCCGGACGCTCCTGCCGGACGCCGTGACGACCCGGTTCGAGCACCCCGCCGCGGAGCTGCTGGTGGCGGACCTCGACGGGAGCCGCGGCCTGTGGTTCCCTGCCGAGCCGCGCGACTCGGCCCTGGCCGTGCCCCACCTGGCGACCGAGGTGCTGCCCGCCGACGGCGGTGTCACGGTGCGCGTCACCGCGGCGAACCTCGTGCGGGACCTCACGCTGCTGGTGGACAAGGTATGCCCGGACGCCGTGGTGGACGACATGCTCGTCACGCTCCTGCCGGGCGAGAGCGTCGACCTGCACGTGACGCTCCCCGTCGGCGCCGTCGTGAACCCGGACGCCCTGGTGACGCCGGACGTCCTGCGCTCCCTCAACCAGCTCGTCGAGCCGGCGTGA
- a CDS encoding ROK family transcriptional regulator, translating to MTDLLRVPGLGAPPSSRASVLDAIRVAGTISRVEITEVTGLTAATVSTTVRRLIEDGLVREAGRGESTGGKPRVLLELVPTSRYALGVHLDAEDVTYVLVDLGGAVVARLRRAQGVGAPEVGVARMAATLRGLVESAGVRWDQVLGLGVVAPGPLSRRSRLVLTRPAMDAWGDFPLGASLGEATGLPVVLDNDATAAAVGEHWGGGAGGSRAFAAIYLATGIGSGAVIDGVPLRGVSSNAGEIGHVCVEADGPECWCGSRGCVEALAGPRSVVAAAEAAGFDLDGAGRGLSERFAALSRAALGGDALAANLLGRSARYVAIAAQTLVQVLDVDRLVLTGPAMAVAGSLYLPAVRQRLATAQFARGDHDVDVVISSHAGEAAAVGAAALVLQGELVHPGGGVRIDVVA from the coding sequence ATGACTGACCTGCTGCGGGTGCCCGGCCTGGGCGCACCCCCGTCGAGCCGCGCCTCCGTGCTGGACGCGATCCGGGTGGCGGGCACGATCAGCCGGGTCGAGATCACCGAGGTCACGGGCCTCACCGCCGCGACGGTGTCGACGACCGTCCGCCGCCTCATCGAGGACGGGCTCGTCCGCGAGGCGGGCCGGGGGGAGTCCACGGGCGGCAAGCCGCGCGTCCTGCTCGAGCTCGTGCCGACCAGCCGGTACGCGCTGGGTGTGCACCTCGACGCCGAGGACGTCACGTACGTCCTGGTCGACCTGGGCGGTGCGGTCGTGGCCCGGCTGCGCCGCGCCCAGGGCGTCGGCGCCCCCGAGGTGGGCGTGGCGCGGATGGCCGCGACGCTGCGCGGGCTCGTGGAGAGCGCCGGCGTCCGGTGGGACCAGGTCCTCGGCCTCGGCGTCGTCGCGCCCGGCCCGCTGTCACGACGCTCCCGGCTCGTGCTCACCCGCCCCGCGATGGACGCCTGGGGGGACTTCCCCCTCGGGGCGAGCCTCGGCGAGGCCACCGGGCTGCCCGTCGTGCTGGACAACGACGCGACCGCCGCCGCCGTCGGCGAGCACTGGGGCGGGGGCGCCGGCGGCAGCCGTGCCTTCGCCGCGATCTACCTGGCCACCGGCATCGGGTCGGGCGCCGTCATCGACGGCGTGCCGCTGCGCGGCGTCAGCTCCAACGCCGGGGAGATCGGGCACGTGTGCGTCGAGGCCGACGGTCCGGAGTGCTGGTGCGGGTCGCGCGGGTGCGTCGAGGCGCTCGCGGGCCCGCGGTCGGTCGTCGCGGCCGCGGAGGCCGCGGGCTTCGACCTGGACGGGGCCGGGCGGGGGCTGTCGGAGCGGTTCGCCGCGCTGTCGCGCGCCGCGCTCGGCGGCGACGCCCTCGCGGCGAACCTCCTCGGCCGGTCCGCCCGCTACGTCGCCATCGCCGCGCAGACGCTCGTCCAGGTGCTCGACGTCGACCGGCTGGTGCTGACGGGCCCGGCGATGGCGGTCGCCGGGTCGCTCTACCTGCCCGCCGTCCGGCAGCGCCTCGCCACCGCCCAGTTCGCGCGCGGGGACCACGACGTCGACGTCGTCATCTCGTCGCACGCGGGCGAGGCGGCCGCCGTGGGCGCGGCCGCGCTCGTCCTGCAGGGCGAGCTGGTCCATCCCGGCGGCGGCGTCCGCATCGACGTCGTCGCCTGA
- a CDS encoding ABC transporter ATP-binding protein, whose product MTTLEMRDVTKDYRIRDGWRSERLRAVDGVSFTLEPGRTTALVGQSGSGKSTVAKMLMRLESPTSGQILLDGRPVGRGRAAQRAYRGQVQMVFQDPFGSLNPHHTIEHHLARPVALHHPGLSAAQVRTRVLDLLRRVRLDPAEDFAARRPHELSGGQRQRVAIARALAPEPGILVADEPVSMLDVSIRLGVLNLLARLQREENLGVLYITHDLATARHFSDDIMVMFRGSVVERGPADEVLLHPQHEYTRTLRAASPDPERRLAELA is encoded by the coding sequence ATGACCACCCTCGAGATGCGCGACGTCACGAAGGACTACCGGATCCGAGACGGCTGGCGCTCGGAGCGCCTGCGCGCCGTGGACGGCGTGTCGTTCACCCTGGAGCCGGGCCGCACCACCGCGCTGGTGGGGCAGTCCGGATCGGGCAAGTCGACGGTCGCGAAGATGCTCATGCGCCTGGAGTCGCCGACGTCGGGGCAGATCCTGCTCGACGGCCGTCCCGTGGGCCGCGGGCGCGCCGCCCAGCGGGCGTACCGCGGGCAGGTGCAGATGGTATTCCAGGACCCGTTCGGGTCGCTGAACCCGCACCACACGATCGAGCACCACCTCGCCCGACCGGTGGCGCTGCACCATCCCGGGCTGTCCGCGGCCCAGGTGCGGACGCGGGTGCTCGACCTCCTGCGCCGGGTGCGGCTCGACCCGGCCGAGGACTTCGCGGCCCGCCGCCCGCACGAGCTCTCGGGCGGTCAGCGGCAACGGGTCGCCATCGCGCGGGCGCTCGCCCCGGAGCCCGGCATCCTCGTCGCCGACGAACCGGTGTCGATGCTCGACGTGTCGATCCGGCTCGGCGTGCTCAACCTGCTGGCCCGGCTCCAGCGGGAGGAGAACCTCGGGGTCCTCTACATCACCCACGACCTGGCCACGGCCAGGCACTTCAGCGATGACATCATGGTGATGTTCCGGGGTTCGGTGGTGGAACGTGGCCCGGCGGACGAGGTCCTGCTGCACCCGCAGCACGAGTACACGAGGACGCTGCGGGCCGCGTCACCGGACCCGGAGCGGCGGCTTGCCGAGCTGGCGTGA
- a CDS encoding ABC transporter ATP-binding protein, translating into MSANGTSNGTAEGTGVDARPRPPRHEVDPVVTVERYGVEYRAERTVRAVDDVSLVLGRGEVLGLAGESGCGKSTLAYGINRLLKPPAVVTGGQVTFHSREGHAIDVGALAGDDLRLFRWEKISMVFQGAMNSLNPVKKVRDQLGDVFTTHRPHLSRRERLLRGGELLERVGVDRNRLGAYPHELSGGMRQRVMIAMAMALDPQVMIMDEPTTALDVVVQREILQEISRLRSELGFAVVFITHDLPLLLEISDRIAVMREGRIVEEASAMTLYTDPQHDYTKRLLSSFPSLTGERGDFVRSGSHDLAEGDPR; encoded by the coding sequence ATGAGCGCGAACGGCACCTCGAACGGCACGGCGGAGGGGACCGGCGTCGACGCGCGTCCCCGGCCCCCGCGGCACGAGGTCGACCCCGTCGTCACGGTCGAGCGATACGGCGTCGAGTACCGCGCCGAACGGACCGTGCGCGCCGTCGACGACGTGTCCCTCGTCCTCGGCCGCGGCGAGGTCCTGGGACTCGCGGGCGAGTCCGGGTGCGGCAAGTCGACCCTCGCCTACGGGATCAACCGGCTGCTCAAGCCGCCGGCGGTCGTCACGGGCGGGCAGGTGACGTTCCACTCCCGCGAGGGGCACGCGATCGACGTCGGCGCACTGGCCGGCGACGACCTGCGGCTGTTCCGTTGGGAGAAGATCTCCATGGTCTTCCAGGGCGCCATGAACTCGCTCAACCCCGTCAAGAAGGTCCGCGACCAGCTCGGCGACGTGTTCACCACGCACCGGCCGCACCTGTCGAGGCGGGAGCGGCTGCTGCGCGGCGGCGAGCTGCTGGAGCGGGTCGGGGTGGACCGCAACCGGCTCGGAGCGTACCCGCACGAGCTCTCGGGCGGCATGCGCCAGCGCGTCATGATCGCCATGGCGATGGCGCTCGACCCGCAGGTCATGATCATGGACGAGCCGACCACGGCGCTCGACGTGGTCGTGCAGCGCGAGATCCTCCAGGAGATCTCGCGGCTGCGCAGCGAGCTCGGGTTCGCGGTCGTGTTCATCACGCACGACCTGCCGCTGCTGCTGGAGATCTCCGACCGCATCGCGGTCATGCGCGAGGGCCGGATCGTCGAGGAGGCCTCGGCCATGACCCTGTACACCGACCCGCAGCACGATTACACCAAGCGGCTGCTGTCGTCGTTCCCCAGCCTCACCGGGGAGCGGGGCGACTTCGTCCGCAGCGGTTCGCACGACCTGGCGGAAGGGGACCCGCGATGA
- a CDS encoding ABC transporter permease codes for MSISTQEPQPPETSRADEVDGVASRTPDAAPSPAARRRRRAFSVPLTPKLVVGLGIVVATTLFAVVGPFLVQDPSQVSDVGLAPPSAEHLLGTTQTGQDVFAQLAYASRGSLTIGLVVGVIVVVLSGFFGVVGAYVGGLLDDSFSLLTNIMLVIPGLPLVIIISSYVPDKSVWLVAVVLAITSWAGSARVLRGYTLSVRSRDYVLAARVAGEPAYRVLMVEILPNLVPLLASQAMFAVIFAILGEAGLSFLGLGATGSFTWGTMLYYAQNGLALRLGAWWWFVPPGLMIALFGAALALINFSIDEVINPRLRNQTRQARKRWHLDRPARRTTGRRDAGQGAGTEARA; via the coding sequence ATGTCGATCAGCACGCAAGAACCGCAGCCTCCCGAGACCTCGCGGGCGGACGAGGTGGACGGCGTCGCGTCGCGCACCCCGGACGCCGCACCCTCGCCGGCCGCCCGTCGTCGGCGGCGCGCCTTCTCGGTGCCGCTGACGCCGAAGCTCGTCGTCGGTCTGGGGATCGTCGTGGCCACGACGCTGTTCGCGGTCGTGGGACCGTTCCTCGTCCAGGACCCGTCCCAGGTGAGCGACGTGGGTCTGGCCCCGCCGAGCGCGGAGCACCTGCTGGGCACCACCCAGACCGGTCAGGACGTGTTCGCCCAGCTCGCCTACGCCTCGCGCGGGTCGCTCACCATCGGGCTCGTCGTCGGGGTCATCGTGGTGGTGCTGTCGGGGTTCTTCGGCGTCGTGGGGGCTTACGTCGGGGGCCTCCTCGACGACTCGTTCTCCCTGCTGACCAACATCATGCTGGTCATCCCGGGCCTGCCGCTGGTCATCATCATCTCCAGCTACGTGCCGGACAAGAGCGTGTGGCTCGTGGCGGTGGTCCTGGCGATCACGAGCTGGGCGGGCTCGGCCCGGGTGCTGCGCGGGTACACGCTCTCGGTGCGCTCCCGGGACTACGTGCTCGCGGCCCGCGTGGCCGGCGAACCCGCGTACCGGGTGCTGATGGTGGAGATCCTGCCGAACCTCGTGCCGCTGCTCGCCTCCCAGGCGATGTTCGCCGTGATCTTCGCGATCCTCGGCGAGGCCGGGCTGTCGTTCCTCGGGCTCGGCGCCACGGGGTCGTTCACCTGGGGCACGATGCTCTACTACGCCCAGAACGGCCTGGCGCTGCGCCTCGGCGCCTGGTGGTGGTTCGTCCCGCCGGGCCTGATGATCGCGCTGTTCGGCGCGGCCCTGGCGCTCATCAACTTCTCGATCGACGAGGTCATCAACCCGCGCCTGCGCAACCAGACCCGCCAGGCGCGCAAGAGGTGGCACCTGGACCGCCCGGCGCGCCGGACGACCGGTCGCAGGGACGCCGGGCAGGGCGCCGGGACGGAGGCTCGGGCATGA